One window of Doryrhamphus excisus isolate RoL2022-K1 chromosome 13, RoL_Dexc_1.0, whole genome shotgun sequence genomic DNA carries:
- the foxa2 gene encoding forkhead box protein A2 — MMLGAVKMEGHEHTDWSTYYGEPECYTSVGNMNAGLGMNTMNTYMSMSGMSTSANMSANSMNMSYVNTAMSPSMTGMSPSTGAMNGMGAGMTAMSAALSPSMSPMTGQPASMNALTSYTNMNAMSPIYGQSNINRSRDPKTYRRSYTHAKPPYSYISLITMAIQQSPSKMLTLAEIYQWIMDLFPFYRQNQQRWQNSIRHSLSFNDCFLKVPRSPDKPGKGSFWTLHPDSGNMFENGCYLRRQKRFKCDKKMPGKESGRKTGDGSSHSSSESCNGNESPHSNSSSGEHKRSMSDMKAGQALSPEHAAAAAAAAAAAAAAAASASSPQGQHLLSQHHSVLAHDPHLKPEHHYSFNHPFSINNLMSSEQQHHHHHHHKMDLKTYEQVMHYSGYGSPMTGALSMGSMAGKAGLDTSIPDSSYYQGVYSRPIMNSS; from the exons ATGATGCTTGGAGCAGTTAAAATGGAAGGACACGAACACACCGACTGGAGCACCTACTATGGAGAGCCTGAG TGTTACACCTCCGTTGGCAACATGAACGCCGGCCTGGGCATGAACACAATGAACACCTACATGAGCATGTCCGGCATGAGCACCTCCGCCAATATGTCCGCCAACTCCATGAACATGTCCTACGTCAACACGGCCATGAGTCCCTCCATGACCGGCATGTCCCCCAGCACAGGCGCTATGAACGGCATGGGCGCCGGCATGACTGCCATGAGCGCGGCCCTCAGCCCCAGCATGAGCCCCATGACCGGGCAGCCCGCCTCCATGAACGCGCTGACGTCCTACACCAACATGAACGCCATGAGTCCCATCTACGGACAATCGAACATCAACCGGTCCAGAGACCCGAAGACGTACCGGAGGAGCTACACCCACGCCAAGCCTCCTTACTCATACATCTCCCTCATCACGATGGCCATCCAGCAGTCTCCGAGTAAGATGCTCACCCTGGCGGAGATCTACCAGTGGATAATGGACCTCTTCCCGTTCTATAggcagaaccagcagcgctggCAGAACTCCATCCGCCACTCGCTGTCGTTCAATGACTGCTTCCTCAAGGTGCCCAGATCGCCGGATAAACCCGGTAAAGGCTCATTTTGGACTCTCCACCCGGATTCGGGGAACATGTTCGAAAACGGCTGCTACCTGCGGAGACAGAAGCGCTTCAAGTGCGACAAGAAGATGCCCGGAAAGGAGTCCGGACGCAAAACGGGAGACGGTTCCTCCCACAGCAGCTCGGAGAGTTGTAACGGCAACGAGTCGCCGCATTCGAACTCGTCCTCCGGCGAGCACAAAAGGTCCATGTCGGACATGAAGGCTGGGCAGGCTCTGAGTCCGGAGCACGCCGCCGCAGcagccgcagcagcagcagcagcggcagcagccgCCGCTTCTGCCTCCTCCCCGCAGGGTCAGCACCTTCTATCCCAGCATCACTCGGTCCTGGCCCACGACCCTCACCTGAAGCCGGAGCACCACTACTCCTTCAATCACCCCTTCTCCATTAACAACCTAATGTCCTCGGAACAGcagcaccaccaccatcatcaccacaaAATGGACCTAAAGACTTACGAGCAGGTGATGCACTACTCGGGCTACGGCTCCCCCATGACCGGGGCCCTCTCCATGGGCTCCATGGCGGGGAAGGCCGGTCTGGACACCTCCATACCTGACTCATCTTACTACCAGGGCGTCTATTCCAGGCCGATCATGAACTCCTCGTAA